The genomic stretch AGGAAATGAATCTATCAATTATGAGGGTTCCAATCGCTGTAAAGGCAAGAGGGTGTAGGTCTTTTCGGCGGGGTGTCGGGTTTGTTTTGTGGGTCTTGGATTTTGTCTGTTTTGGGTTGCTTTGTGGATTTTGggtccttttttgtttttcttgcgttttctttttctttttcattttcttggtgtCCTTATGTATACTttcagtgtactttggggcgccttacgctaTTTTTATAAAGCTCTTTgattatctataaaaaaaaataattaaaaaaaaaaaaaggaaatgaatcAATTAAGCATCGTGCATTAGTTTCCTTCATCAGATTTCTACATACTCTTATTCAACATTAGATTTCTTCTAAGCGAGCTAGAGTAGGTCAACTAGATAAATTTCTATGAAATAACACCACTTACTAGATTTCTTCTCAGATCAGATTGTTTTAAGTTGCTACTTCTCTAAGACAACTTTTTCAGCTCTAGAATGGTGATTACATCCTCTGCTACAAATCCTCCCTCCCAATAATTCTTTTAAGATTTCTACCCCTTTTAGTTTTGATCAAAATGGAACAGCATACTATTAACTTATATCACATATCTGATAGAATTGTCATCAAAAGATATAGTTCAGAGATATAAAACACCAAACTCCATAACTATGATAACTACcaatatagaaaatgaaaagCCTCACCTGTATAAAACATCCATCTGTTCCTCCCTTGATAGCGCATTTAGATCTTTCTTAACCTCTTCATAAGCTACACCCATGTCATCTGTggtttcttttctatttctgcTTCTTCCTTTGGTCGAAATTTCCTGTACAAGCAGAGAAATTGGGTTACATgtcattcaaaataattaatagctTATATGTCCAATTTAAACTAGCAAGTAACAAAATGAACTACAGCAGCACAAAAGGAGATAACCCAAGTTCAAAAAGGCctaagaaaaaaacagaaaaaaaaaaacaagaccaAAGGATTAACTGACTTTCGctatcaaattatttttaattgacgAGAGAATTGAACCTCACCTCTAGAGTTAATTCCCTATCACTCTCATCACTCCCATCTTCATCAATATCTTCAAGGCCAAAGTCTTCAACTGATAAAGATTTTGCTTTTTGCCTCTGCAATTTCAAAACCTCTTTCTCCTCTTCCAGAGGGCCCTCATCATCGCTTGATTGTTGCTTCATCAGAAACCAAGAAGTTAGAAATAACCTCAATTACGAATTTGTTTATGAGCATCTGAATGTACtaaaaaaatggtttgtgaTCAAGATGGTTGCCATTAAGGCATTATTTAATTGTTACAGAAAATATATACCAAATATAGATGGAAAAAGAAGGGAGGGGGGAAGATAGGACAGATAGCATATAATATTCAAATCACCTCAAAATCACGATTATCAGCATGATAATATTGGTTCATTTTTCCCCAAATAAGCTTTtgctcttcttcatcttcttcatcatcatcttcatgcATATCATCCTCAACTCCGCCAAACTTTTCCCGTAAAAATTTCTGAGACCTAACAACTGCAGACAATatgcataattaattaaaaaaaaatgtatctcCAATCGCTGTAAGAAACAAAGGAAATATTAAGCAAGAGTTCTTGTCATGAAGTATATAGACTGAGTGATTTAGAAGCACAGCAAACTATATGGCAATAAAGTAAATGAAGTGATTGGCCAAACGTGAAATACTTTGCAAGGCTCAAAATCGATGGGTGTTCTTTGCTAATGGGTTATTGTTGCCATTGGTGGTGTTGTAGtgataaatatgagaaaactaTGCTTATTAGAAATAAAGTATATGATTATGGAGTTAATAACCATTTTAAATGAAGAATTATGATCAATGTTGCTTACTTGAACCAAAGAGTACTGAAGTTGCAATATGATATATAAGGGAGTTGTTGATTATATGAAggaatgagaattttttttatttattattgaaatgaaGGAATGAGAATTATTTGATAGGacaacaaaacgaaaaaaatataacaatatatCTCATGTGTTAACAATCATattttacaaacaaacaacaaaccTTAAATGTGACAAAATAATCCATGCTAGTTCTTAAATATTACAAACTATTTTACAAAATTGACAGATACTTTGAATTTGTTTAAAGGgaaactacaaaataatgaataaaataagTGCTATAAGTAATTCAAGAAAAGCAATATATTATCCTTTTTTACAACATCTTTCTGCCACACACGATCCATTCTCAGACATTTTCCCAAAATTATAGCATAAGCATATCAACAGCATGGATAATGCAGAATTACTGCAAAGAGTCATTTTTGGCATCTAAATTTAAAACAAAGGGGGAATCATGCCCGGATCATATCCAAAGACTTCTTGGATCATTCTTCCGGACAACACCCTGTAATATTGATGCAAAGGTAAATGATGAATGTTAAACAACAATTTAACCTCTTCAAATTACAAAGTTGACTGTAAGTCTCCAGTTCTGAACGATGGCAATACAAattactcatcaaaaaaaaattctcagtAAAAATCAGTGTTATTGCTAATCATTCCTAACTACTCCATCTCTACTTGTGTTCCATGCACATTTCCATAACTGGTTAGAGCATATTTTCCTCGAGCTATTTGCTGACTCTTTTTGCCCAGAATGCAGCAAAGTTCAGAAGATGCGCTAAGTGTGACAGGTTGTCACCTTTCTTTCCAGCATTTCCAGTGAAATTCACGTATTAACTTAAAAAGGTATCAGCATATGTGGGTGTTAAGATGATTTATTGATTTGATCTTTTAGTTtacattttctcaaataaagtTATGCAATTGTTTTCAGCAGAAAATTATCCAAACAAACAGCTTGAGCAATACTCTCATAATAGGAGCCAATCAAAATTATGAAATGCAACAAAATGCATTGAATCACAAGCCATTTTTCCTTACTTTTTGCAGCAAAGCCAGTTTCTTGGGTGTCAGCATTGAAATCgtcatcatcctcatcatcctcatcatcctcatcatcctcttcatcctcttcatcatcctcatcatcattgACACCCTATAAGCAACATAGTGTTAATGGGTGGGGGAAAAATTACAGATACAAATGGAAAACACTTCCCTTGTTCAATGCTTATGCTCatccaaacaaactctaaaaCTAAAGCAGAGTTGTGAAGAAcacatttatatgttttcaacaaaaaaaaaaaaaaaaaaggatgtttAAAAGTACAGTTCCAACTCTTAGGAATCCATCACTTCTTACAATTTTTTCCTAGATTCTTGTAATTTAAAAACAGTTTTGTGCAtatcttaaacaaaataaatcattgGGATTTATAAATCCACACCAAGATTTTCATTCAACTAGGTGAATACACATAATATTTTCAGAGCAACTATTGCAATTGCAtataaaagggcaaaaaaaaccTTGAGATCAAAGACAGGCGCATCATCTTCATCTGATTCCCCAACATCGCCATTCACATCTAGCGGAACAACATCCCTCTGCTTGTGAACTGCAAAAACAAAGCAACTCCAAACACTTTCTTCTCAACTTTCAATAGTACCAATGTGAAGTAAGTGGCTCAAATTCCACCTTAATGACTTTTGTAAAAAAGTCACCATCAATCccatgaaaaaaacaaattatgaaaagcctattaatctttttttttcctaacctAGAATAGGAGTAAGACAAGATAAGCTAATCATTCATTCCATGACATTGAAACTATTACAACAAAGAAACAACCAATCAAAAACCACTAAGAGCAGTATCAAGCACCAGCTTAAATTTACTATCATGTATTTGTATAAGAAATTGTTATCAGTACAATCAAACAATAATTACACAAATAATTTAGAAAGAAAGAGTGAATGAGCTTACAAGCATCAATTTCGTCGTCCATGTCAAACGACGCATCGTCGTCATCACGGGCAGTTCTCTTAGGGAATCTGGTGTCTATCTTCTGCCTCTTCCCTCTCTTACCCATTGCCTTATAAACCTACAACGATTCAGATGAAACCTACACCGTAAATTTAAGGATCCAAAtcaggaaataaaataaaaacaataaaccCACACCGACTATGGCCACCACCGCACCTCTCTGTTCAGTCTCTCACacggtttctctctctctctctcaatgcaCTCTCAAAATCTCTCTCGCTTTAGTGTGGAACGAAACCAAGACGAAAGGGANNNNNNNNNNNNNNNNNNNNNNNNNNNNNNNNNNNNNNNNNNNNNNNNNNNNNNNNNNNNNNNNNNNNNNNNNNNNNNNNNNNNNNNNNNNNNNNNNNNNaaaaacatttttttaattaaaaaaaattaatatatgtgccacgtgtcgacgtctgattggtccacgtgtcagtccgtacagtcaactaacggatggactaatttggtcacttatcaaaaccacagggacctcctgtgataaaaatgaaaccccaagggggaaaaaataaagttgtgaaaccccagggactaatttagtatttaacccttgttGCAAAGCCATCAAGACGATTAATGAGAATTGATAGAGTATAATGTTTCCTCGCAACCCCTTCCCTCCATTGCGTAAGAGATTTTGTGTGGGAGATGCACCATGAAGCTTCCACTTATTCTTTACCTTACTTCCAACCCTagttttcagaaaaaaaaaaaaaaaaaaaaagaaagaaaaaagggattTGGACCAATTTCAATCAAAGAGTCTACTTTGCTGTTGAATTAataatttcaatcaaaagataCTCCTAATGTTGTGAAGGTGTTTATATGGAGAGCATGTCACAATGTTCTAGCTACGAAATCAAATTTGTGCCGACGAAAAATCACAGAGGATCCTTTATGCCCCATTTGTGGCACAGAGTTGGAAACTACGGGGCATGTTTTATGGAGCTGTCTAACTACACTGGACATATGGAGTAGGTGTGCTAGACATATTTAGAAAATGAGCGTCAATCACAACGAATTTGTGTTTATATGGGAGGAGCTTCTAAGACTTTTGAGTAAGGAGGACATGGAATTCATGGTGGTGTTGCTCAACAACTATGGCTACGACGTAACACCTTTGTTTATGAGAATAAGATCAGCCCGTCTAGCACAGTGGTCGGATGTGTCAGGGAATCGTTGAAGACGTATCATGCAGCAAATTCTCAGAATGAGAAAATTGTTATTAGGGGGAATATAAACGATCTCAGATGGGAAGCTCCCAATAATTGCTTTGTTAAAGTAAATTGGGATGCTACTGTGGATAAACATAGGATGAAAATGGGTATCAGTGTTATAGTTAGAGATGGGATGGGAGAGGTTCTGGCTACTCTATCGTCACCAAGAGATCATATTATTGAGTCAGATATTGCAGAGGCAATTGCGGCATTGAGAGCAACCTATCTATGTTGTGAGCTAGGGTTTTACAGGGTGGTTCTGGAAGGCGATGCTCTTCAAGTGGTGCAGGCACTTAGGAAAGATGGCAGGAGTTCGAGCCGTTATGGACATATTATTGAGGAAGCTCGAGGGATATTAAGCAGTCTTCATAGCTGGAAGATTAATTATGTTGGATGATATCTTAACAGTGCAATCTATTGTCTTGCGAAAGAAGCACTTTCTCTCACTATGGAACAAGGTCTTATTGAAAAAGTCCCTCATTGTATTTCAGATATTATCTCTGTAAAGTGGTGTGCTTAATTTGGTTTTTCATTCTATAGAAATCGCTCTATTCtcctcaaaaaataataataataataacaataacaatttcaatcaaaaggaCTCggaccaattttttatttttccttttttttcttcatcttgaTATATAATTGCATTTTCACGTTATTTGTAGAATAAATTTGACAGAAAAAATAGACAGAAGTGTTTGATTGGATCTAGTCCACAGTTCCaatcttaaaataaattaaaacaaaactgAGGCAAAGTGAGATGTTTGATATAATTTCCCACAAAAATAACACTCAAAAATTTGTGTCGTTTGTCCTAGGTATGGACTTAAACCCCCAACACGAATTGGGACAATGGCGGATCCTGTCGTATATCTTTAGTAACTGAACTCATTCTGGTCAGCCAAAACAGTGAAATTGGACAATATCACCAGATTCCATTTTTTTTGGTCATAGGCATCcacactagttttttttttttttttttttttagtcatagACATTCATACTGTTTAAAGACCACCTCCATTATTTTCTCAGATTAATCCTCCATGATTAAAGTTTAAGTAAGCAAGTTAATAGCATGTTAAAAAATGTAGTAatttaagtaaaatttaaaggagaaatgtttgttttctatCTTTTGCTCGTCTTTTGTCTATTTTCGTATAAGAAATTGTTAAATCCATCATTAAAGATGTGAGACCAGTGTagatcttacaaatttaatagtgaatttgctaaaaaaaaaaaaaaatacaaggataAGAGATGGATGTATAACACTTCTCAATCTAAAAATCCATTTACCAACTAccattgaaaaattaattttcatgttTAACAGAAGAAATTCTTTAACAAAAGCCAAGAGGCACCAAAGTTTGAAAGACAAAttttaatcaaaagataaaataacaaaatgataaaGATGATAGGCACTGCCCCCTACTGCAGTCTGCAGATGACTAAAGAATGCTACTCCAGTCGCGGGCCTTTTATTCAAAAGAATAATACTTCATCTCCTACTTATGAGATagaccaaggaaaaaaaaagaaaaaaaaaagaaaaagatggacCAAGGGATAATCTTATCCTAGTACCAACAGATTTTGATTACTATTCAACGGATAAAACGTAAAATCATCAATAATGTTTAAAATAACCATGGCTCAATTTTTGAAGCCTTGGGCCTTTCCTCTTGAAATATTTAgtatacatatttatatatcatatcaaaatttgGATGCGCAAACCTAACTTCATACATGATCCAACAAAAACTTTGATATCTCTATGGAAATTTGGATGCGCCAACACTAACATGAGACATGATccaacaaggaaaaaaaaaaaaaaacactagacgAAGTACAGAAATTGAACCAAAGAAATCGTAACTAGTTCTTGAATCTGGTGCTCCGGCTGGTACCTACATTAATTCCAGTGGTTTCCCCACCATAAGGACCAGCAGGTTTCCTGATCTCCTGCACCTGCCCCTTCCGACGATTCAGCTTTTTCTTGTGTTGTTCCTGCAGATtttgggtgagagagagagattagtaACTAATTCAGAGGATGCCGCAATTTACATCCAAGCAGAGTTTCTGGCGTAATACCTTGTACTTCTTTCTTGGATTTTTGGTCTGCTTCTTGCGACTACGAGTCAGCCCCCGGTTCTTCTCCATCTGTGGCAGGAAATATATGATGAGTCCAAAGACTGATTCATGGTGAAGATCTAACAAGCCAGTGAAAGTGGGGGTGTGCTCACCTGATAAGTAATCAGCCGTTTTCCATCTGAAGTTTCAGGCAATGATGGAATTGCTGAGGTCCTGCCGAAGAAAGCATGTTGGAGAAGACAACCACGATTAAGGGCTCGATTGGCACTCacaaaccattaaaaaaaaaaaaattgcaagaaacATAATAACAATGAAAAAAGTACCTAGTTACAGTGAAACACAtgcacaagaatatatatatatgagagagagagagagagagtgatctATAGCACTTGAGAATAAACCTAAAGCGTATACTATATAGCAAAGGAACTTGGATGAGTTATCAATCTTATTCTTCGATGTACTAGGAAATATAAATCCCTAGCAGAGAACATAATAAAGCAAGCAACCTGACTAAAATTaataggaggaagaaaaaaagtaactaATCAAAGTGCAGAAACATACCTTGAATACATCTCTGCTTTGGCAGCAAGTTTTGCAGCCCGTCTTTTTTCAACTTGTTTATAATACTCGACTTCTGAATCTTCTATATCACCATCCTCCATGTCAGCATCCCCACCAGTATCAACATTGCCAACTTCATCCTCAATACCATCCTCAGATATGATTCCAGCTCCAGCCAAGACTCTGAGCTCATGCTTCCTCCGCCTTGCTCCTATATCATCCCTCTTAGGTAAATCATCATCACCAGAGACCACCTTCCAGAAAAGATTGCTTGCAGATGTTATTTCAATAGTGATAGTTGTAAACTTCTCAACAAAGTCAACTAGCTATCATGGTTTACCCAAgtcgttttcttttcttttttttttctttttttttttcacttttaattagTAGTAGTAGGAAATTTTATcagaaagaggaagaatcaaTATTCAAAAAAGTACATACGAAAGATTTTCCTATAGATCACAACCAAAATTTCTGCAGATCCATTAATCCCTAGGCTGTGATTAAAGGTAAAAACTCTAGACCACAACTGACCAGATATAATCACCCACACAAAAAACCTGAACGCTAACAGATAAATAGTCAAATAAACTAGAGTTGTAAGTTGCAGGAAGGCAGGAATTAATGCCCGTTGAAATCATTCAAGGTATGACAGTCAGCGGTTTGATAGTGACTAGAATATTCATTTGAGGACATATTTAAGACAAGTTAGGTCTTTAAGATTTCATGTACAGTCATGCTCTAAAATGGGGAAAGAAAAATTGAATCTTGCAAATAGTGATTTTGGTGCTACTGAGATGTGACACCCAAgttagtgttaaaatataattaaatgattaaattcatatcttcttatcagcttgagcttttgggataagtggtagTTTGACATAGTATCAAAGTTAGAAGTCatgagttcgaaccttgactccgtcaattcaacctccatttaaattaaatatttcacgaatataattaaatgattaaattcagcTCTTCcaatcagcttaagcttttagaataagtggtgatttaatactTACTCTCAACTGGAAAAATGAATTGTCCATATTGAGTGAGTAAGACAGGGCTATATAGATGATTCTTAGAAACTCCTattgcaacttgactagtcattttgggatGATAGCACATATACGACTAGTGATTTCCCTAAGTCGTCAAAAATGGTACCAAAACAACCTAGTAACACCATGTGGCACTAAGGCACTGCATAACGATGACCTTGACGAGAAGGTCAAGGATTTGAGCGAGGTAAATTGTGATACTCAAGTTAGTCTTACATTAGGAAGATGAATTCCACACATTGAGTAGGGATTATAAAAAGTgttcatgggtgctaagtctcacattggttTCTTACTAGGTAAGACTAGGCTGTACAAGTGATTCTAGGGAGTTCCAATTTCAACAtgactagtccttttagagTGACTACATATGTGGCAAGCACTTTTTCTAGGTTATTataaatggtattagagcaaccTAGTAACATCATGTTTGACTGTCAAGGGTTTGAGTGGGGAAGATTGTGGCACCCAAGTTAGTCCCACCTTGGGAAGATGAATtccccacattgagtgggtagatTATAAAATGTGCTCATGGATGCTAATTCCCACATTGGTTTCTTACTATGTGAGACTAGGATAAGTGATTCTAGGGCGTTCTAATTGCAACTTtattagtcattttggagtgatagcgcagatatggctaaCGTTTTCCCTAATTGCTACATGAGAAATCTTAAGAACTTGAAGAGAGCAAACAATTGAAGCAACAtgttcaaaattaattaattttttccatCAAAACATATATTCCTAAGGAGTAGTAATTAATGATTAGACATGTAAGGGCACTTTCTTGTCCCAGCTAAATATGCAAGGGTAGAAAGGAAGCATGAAAGTCAGTATCATGCTCCTACCTTGGAGGAATATCCAACATGGTTTGCAAAATTGACACCAACATGAGCGAGCAAATTATGATGCCCATGTtcaatgttttcaaaaaaaaaaaaaaaagtactaagaAAAATATTCTTTGAGTAGCACACAGATACTTTATCAAACAGATCAACAGTATTGTTTTTGACCAGTGGCTATCTTTTATATGCAGGCTACTCTAAATTGAAACATAGACTCCCCTAAAGACATACCAAGAGGTAGTCACACCAAGTTTTATACCTTGGGCTTACTCGGTTTTGCAGCAACAATTTGGGAAAGTTTACTTGAGCTCAATGAACTAGCATGACCATTGCTGAATCTAGTGGCCCCCACAACATCTATagcatcatcatcaaaatcatcatATGTCACAAGCTGACTGTTACATTCCAAATTCACTCAATTAGTCCTCACAATGTTAGAGACAAGCAAATAATAGAGAGCCTAGGAGGAAAACAGTACCCATTGACTGGTTTCAGATGTCTCTGGGCTTTATCAGGCTTTGGAGTTATGGAACTAAGAATACCCTTCTGTTTCAATCTTTCTTCAAGGGCAGCTCTTACTTTTAACATTTCCATGCTCTGTCCACCGACTTGATCACTCTGCCATAAATTAACAGCTGTGCATCAGCGAAATTGCAGCAACCAAAATGGCCCAAGATGGGCCGAGTAGTGTAACATGATTTATGTAGCCAATCCCAATTACTTGGAATTAAGATTTATATTTCACCTGATGTTTACGTTTTCCTGCTTTGTTCTCATTAACCTTCAAAGACTCCACCTTTTCCAGCTCAGCTGTGTCACCCACCTGCAGtattaaaagaaaactaaaagataAGCATAAAGAGAATCACTTAAGAAGCACATATTACTGAGACAAAGTAAAGAAGTAACTgctcagggaaaaaaaaaagagacaagaaGTAACTACCACTGTTGCTCCCTGGGTTTCAGCTGAAGGATAAGGCTCCTGATCTTTTGTGAAAGAATCAGAAGCCAGTGTAGTTTTCTCTGTACCCAACTTTACTAACATTTCTACCTCTTGATTGTTGTTCAGGAACTCCTCAAGCTCAGATGGAAGATTCCCATCAAGCTGTTTTGTCTGTTTAGTGAAGCAAACATTAGAAAGTTGCAAGCCATGAGGGAAACTAACTCCacctatgaaaaaaaaaaaaaaaaaactccaccTATGAAAGCAGGGCACCACACCAAAAAGTACTACTGTAATAATCTTTGTGCTCAAAATGAGAGGAATACAATGGGCAGAAAACAGGTACTTGTATGGTCAAACAGGTTATAAATTGTCTCATATaactaatttgaaaaaaaaaaaatagtagtaaACAGGCAAATTACCAATTTGTTTCCTGTTATTAACCAACAGACCTGACCAATTCATAATGACAAGCTTAGGCCTCATCCAAAGTCTCTCTGCTTTTTTCTTACCAAAAGAATATGGCAAACAATACCAGAAACTGCTTAGTTTTAATAACCATCTGGCAAATATgttgacaattttatttttgcaaatcaaacgcattttcataatttttatttatttatttattttttttaaaaaaaatcattagaatAGACAAATGTAAAAGCAAATTACAGGAAATCATTCAATAATCATACTTACCTAAGGGGGAAAAAAGAGAGTATATAAATCTtaatatgtcaaaaaatttgGAAAGCTTTAGATATATTAATGTTTCATGAGCAATGCATAACTATCTAGCATGGTAActaatcataatatttattttctattggtATGGATCATGAATCCACGACTTCACCCTCCATTCCATTATAGTGGGAAGAGGAAGTTCCATTTAAGGTAGAGCTCGTTGGCTACAATAAATCTTAGTAATGACCAATATTAGCAATATATTCTGAAAATTCTAGTTATTACAAGAAAGGAATTTCCAAACTTTTAGAAGAGGATGAATTAGTTTTAGATTATTGCATTATAATTTGAATATTTCAAGCAGCACTCTTAGTATAGGTCTGCTACACTTATCCAGGGAATGATATTCACAGATAAACAGCCATGATGCACCCATTGAACTAATTTTATACATTATCACCAAGGGAGGGCAACCTGATTTTTAAAGAGGGCACAAATGCACACCATGTACACATTATCAGCAATggtgaaaagtgaaaacataagctacatgcacacacatacccacccttttcacaatattaatgcaaatcaaattattattttcaaggtAATAAACTTCATGGATATAGAAGAAAATTTAGCCTTTTGAACAAGAAGAGAATACCATATCCAATAAGCTCTTGATCTCTACAAGGCGAGCTAGCACAGGATGATCACGAACCGGCTGCCCTTCAGATTTGAGAAGGAGATAGAAAGTTATAGCTTGGCAATAGGCTAGCAAAAGGAGCTGCTTCACCTCCAAATAGCGGATTCCTCCTTCCATCATGATTTCCCCCTGTTTCACCTTCACACAACATGAAAACATTTACATTGCTCAATACCAAGAAATGATCTAAATGCAGTTTTACATCTTACAGACCCTTCGGGTTGTGGGGAAGGGGTTAGCACAGAAGCCACAAATGAAAATTGGTCATGCAGACTCCAGCACAATACACAAGAAGAAAAGTAACAAACAACAATTAtactttttattacttattaaaaaactTTTGTATATTATATTGGATGGTTGTACAACCTAACCAGC from Corylus avellana chromosome ca1, CavTom2PMs-1.0 encodes the following:
- the LOC132167755 gene encoding protein THALLO-like, giving the protein MGKRGKRQKIDTRFPKRTARDDDDASFDMDDEIDAFHKQRDVVPLDVNGDVGESDEDDAPVFDLKGVNDDEDDEEDEEDDEDDEDDEDDDDFNADTQETGFAAKIVRSQKFLREKFGGVEDDMHEDDDEEDEEEQKLIWGKMNQYYHADNRDFEQQSSDDEGPLEEEKEVLKLQRQKAKSLSVEDFGLEDIDEDGSDESDRELTLEEISTKGRSRNRKETTDDMGVAYEEVKKDLNALSREEQMDVLYSSAPELVGLLSELNDSLEQLESKVNPLLSKVKQGEIMMEGGIRYLEVKQLLLLAYCQAITFYLLLKSEGQPVRDHPVLARLVEIKSLLDMTKQLDGNLPSELEEFLNNNQEVEMLVKLGTEKTTLASDSFTKDQEPYPSAETQGATVVGDTAELEKVESLKVNENKAGKRKHQSDQVGGQSMEMLKVRAALEERLKQKGILSSITPKPDKAQRHLKPVNGQLVTYDDFDDDAIDVVGATRFSNGHASSLSSSKLSQIVAAKPSKPKVVSGDDDLPKRDDIGARRRKHELRVLAGAGIISEDGIEDEVGNVDTGGDADMEDGDIEDSEVEYYKQVEKRRAAKLAAKAEMYSRTSAIPSLPETSDGKRLITYQMEKNRGLTRSRKKQTKNPRKKYKEQHKKKLNRRKGQVQEIRKPAGPYGGETTGINVGTSRSTRFKN